AATTCCTAAAGCTCACCAAGATTCCGATCATCATCTACTATGGCGATTTCATCCCAGAAAAGCCCATTGACAACCCAGGGCAGGACGGCTGGCGAGTTCGGCTGGAGATGGCAAGAAAATGGAGAGACACCGTGAACCACTATGGTGGTCACGTCACGGTAATCCATCTACCCGAAGTTGGAATTCATGGGAATACACACTTCCCATTCTCTGATCTCAACAATCAACAAGTGGCGGACTTGATGTCGAAATTTCTCAAGGAGAACGCACTCGACTGATTTTTTTGCCGTACGTAGTGGCGGCATACCAAGCCATAGCTTCCCGAGCCGTCCTTACTGAGCGTCACGCTGTCTGTAAAAGAAACGCCATGGCATGATCGGCGAAGTGCAAATTGGACCAGACGTGGCTGGTAGTTCACATTTGTAGAGGTTATGGGACCGAAGTTCGAAGCGGTGACGGTCATATTCGCATTGGCAAAGTTGGCCTGGTTTGCCACGTTGAACATCTCGGCACGAAATTGTGCCCGCACACGCCGGTTGGCGTCGACTCGTGCAAAGTTCACCGTTCTTACTCGAGCCCAAATATCCCGTCCACCGCGCTACAAATCGATGTAAACCTTGTTTTATTGATGTTTTGAAGTTCTAAGTAGTGCGGGAAGGTGCGACGACGTGCGTCATTGGTTGCCTCCCAGGGATTCACTTCTATTGAAAACAAAAGCGATAGGAGAGATTTCCACCACCGTACCCCGATTCGTACCCCTGAAAGAAAATTGGTGCAGGTAATCAATTCTGCAGGCCAAACGAAACCAACGGAGATCTTCGCCTCAGGACTCCCCTACACAAGCATTTTCAATAATTTAGAAGAAATTCTTTACTATAAGAATCAACACCCCACAACCGGCCAGGGGTAGACATAGTAAAAGCGTGGGCTGACTCAGCGAGATCTGGATCGAACGGGCCAAGAACCAAAGGAACCGTTGATCGAGATTCGTACTTTGATCGAGGATGCCCGCCGCAGACCGCTGTTAGCGTCAACATAGCGCTTTGTCAGGACTAATCGTAGAGAGGCGCCTGACCAGTTTTCGATGAGTGGATTGCCCTCATTTCGTGAAACATGTTCATATGGTGCGGAGTTGGAGCTTGGCAAACCCAATTCGCAATATTTCGGATACTGCCCTGTGGGCAGCGGTGTACCGCGCGCAGGAGAGCGAGCGCGCCGACGCCGTTTTCCGCGACCCCTATGCGCGCAAGTTGGCCGGAGATCGGGGCATGCAAATGGCCGCCACGTCGGGAACGTCCGTGAGCGTGATAGAGCCGCCTTGTACGCTTGTTGTCCCTGGAAAAAATGAACGCCGGCCTCGATGGCCGGCGTCTCTCTTTACAAAGCCTTCCTATTGCACGGGTGTCTCATCCACGTGATCCACTACCGTCACCGGTATCGTCCGCTTGCCCTTCACCAACTTCAATCCCAACTCCTTCTCCACCGCATCAAATACCGAAATGCCATTCCCGACGGACGGTTCTCCATTCGCAGTGGGTGGCAGCGGAGCCTCAAGCTGCGCCTTCGACGTCCAACCAACCAGAAAATCCCATCCACCCTCCAGGCCGGTGTCATCTATAACTGGATGATCGAGATACGCATTTGCCTGCTGTTGCAACAACTGCGCTAACTCGCCCATCGACGTGTTCTTGCACTCCACCATCATCACCACGCCAGGAGGCTTTGGCGCATTCGGATTCGGCCTGCACCCAACACGTTGCGACTCATCCGCCTTCGTCAGCTTCGATTTTCCAATCGCTGATAACAGGTAGACCGGTACTTCACGTGTCTCCACATGGGTCTTCATCTCAAACTGGTCCATCAGCACGCCACGCATCATCTCCAGCGCAACAGACAGCGGCGGCGGGCGCAGCTGTCCATTTACTGTATTCACAGCGCCTTCACCAGTTGTCGGCATCTTGCCCACAATATCCCACACCCGCGTCGTCGCCGACTTGGGCAAACCAATGATAGTGTCAGCAGCAACATTGGGTGTGATCTGTAGCGATAGCGCCAGCAGGAAGCTCAAGGTGCCTCCTGCGTGAATCGTGCTCCCACCCTGGTAAAGAATGCCGTTGAAGGGTTTCGCATCTGGATTAGCCAGCTTGATGGTTGCCACTTCAAACCGTGCCGGTGGCAATGCCAGCGCTGTTGCAATGCCGGATGCATTCGATGTCGGCTTGCGATTAACGCTTATGATCGCCAACGACTGCTGTGGGATGTCCTGTTTTGTCAGCTTCAATCCCAGCTGCTTGCTCACGGCGTCAAAGATGGAAATGCCATCATGGCCCTTGGCATCGAGAGCGCCTCGTGACGTCCATTCCAGATCGAAGTCATAGCTGCCTTCCAGCTTGGTCGCATCGATCACATTGTGATCAAGGTATCCACTAGCCATCATGTGCAGATTCTCTGCGATTGCCGCTGCCGTCAGATTGGTGCAGGTCACCTTGATATTCGGCTGCGAAGCGAGATCTGTAGGCGTCGGGCTCGGCGGTTGCGGCTGCGCCTTGCAGCCAGGCGTTGCAGATTCATTTGCGGCGGGCTTCAGCTTCGACCCACTACCAATCGTCATCACATAACGCGGAACCGGCCGATCCTCATTACGAACCACCAGACCAAACCGCTCCGCCAGTAAGCCCCGCAGCATCAGGTCTGCGTCCGCCTTGGTCGTGCCCGCGGGAACTTTCGCGATCACGTCAAACATGTCCGCCCCCACCCAACCCGGGCCACCGGCAATGGTATCTTCTGCAACGCCATAAGCCTGTTCGATG
This genomic window from Terriglobus albidus contains:
- a CDS encoding TIGR03435 family protein — encoded protein: MKRLLAYTLLFCPVLVAQTKLATPASATATSPSKFEIADVHSSSTQRGFGQSFGGLVNNGFYINRDATMLNLIEQAYGVAEDTIAGGPGWVGADMFDVIAKVPAGTTKADADLMLRGLLAERFGLVVRNEDRPVPRYVMTIGSGSKLKPAANESATPGCKAQPQPPSPTPTDLASQPNIKVTCTNLTAAAIAENLHMMASGYLDHNVIDATKLEGSYDFDLEWTSRGALDAKGHDGISIFDAVSKQLGLKLTKQDIPQQSLAIISVNRKPTSNASGIATALALPPARFEVATIKLANPDAKPFNGILYQGGSTIHAGGTLSFLLALSLQITPNVAADTIIGLPKSATTRVWDIVGKMPTTGEGAVNTVNGQLRPPPLSVALEMMRGVLMDQFEMKTHVETREVPVYLLSAIGKSKLTKADESQRVGCRPNPNAPKPPGVVMMVECKNTSMGELAQLLQQQANAYLDHPVIDDTGLEGGWDFLVGWTSKAQLEAPLPPTANGEPSVGNGISVFDAVEKELGLKLVKGKRTIPVTVVDHVDETPVQ